In Halococcus salifodinae DSM 8989, one DNA window encodes the following:
- a CDS encoding YIP1 family protein → MTQWVENPTGGRDRGPIALARAWLEVLVRPRRFFAAGVAPGDQAPGLVFVMAVVAIEEATRFALVPSAYPVVADQELVSGVVALVVATGFVAPLALHFAAAIATLGLVPLVEDRAGVSETVQVIAYATAPCVLAGVPFPPLQVVCTAYGAVLLVVGIAEVHGTSLVRAAVAGALPAAFVFGYAYTFRGFAAIEALGVLG, encoded by the coding sequence GTGACGCAGTGGGTCGAGAACCCGACCGGCGGGCGCGACAGAGGACCGATAGCGCTCGCCCGCGCGTGGCTCGAAGTGTTGGTGCGTCCACGCCGGTTTTTCGCGGCGGGGGTCGCACCGGGCGATCAGGCTCCTGGACTGGTGTTCGTGATGGCCGTAGTCGCCATCGAGGAGGCGACTCGCTTCGCGCTCGTCCCCAGCGCATACCCAGTCGTCGCGGATCAGGAACTCGTCTCGGGCGTCGTGGCGCTCGTCGTCGCGACCGGGTTCGTCGCGCCGCTCGCGCTCCACTTCGCGGCCGCGATCGCGACTCTCGGACTCGTCCCGCTCGTCGAGGATCGCGCCGGTGTCAGCGAGACGGTGCAGGTGATCGCCTACGCGACCGCACCCTGCGTTCTCGCCGGCGTACCCTTCCCTCCACTCCAGGTCGTCTGCACAGCCTACGGTGCCGTGTTGCTCGTCGTCGGGATCGCCGAAGTACACGGGACGAGCCTCGTTCGCGCGGCGGTCGCAGGGGCGCTCCCCGCAGCGTTCGTCTTCGGTTACGCCTACACGTTCCGCGGATTTGCAGCCATCGAAGCGCTCGGCGTGCTCGGCTGA
- a CDS encoding sulfite oxidase, which yields MSETREGRREEIDAILDRKPGASEARDEADRYTVVGAASRETFANWLTPIEEHFVCHRNPMPDGDADAWTIDVAGTAGDEAELSLTDIVEDLPTVAVAHTMECAGNGRGQHDPETGSVQWDCEAVGTAVWTGTPVRSVLRAAGLDTGEAVGDADSGTANDPTNDEDRWLTAIGDDGTEEETFARSIPLSKALDDCLLAHGMNGEALPTEHGHPVRLVVPGWYGVNSVKWLSELRVMDGMVTEGSLDRPGTHARWQQDDYRIHPAGATPEHADTVPTADTWDQLEPSAVDHPYTFDETVMSLIGRPTGEEPVTPHEGGENDEDGVTVRGVAWAGDDEIAGVEISTNGGETWHDAELFGPDYAGAWRLFEYDWEPEPGTYTLASRATDERGRVQPASIGTPEDGLDAVESGQFPWNEGGYAANAYLPNAIEVEVTNEDDGAA from the coding sequence ATGAGCGAAACACGCGAGGGACGACGCGAAGAGATCGATGCGATCCTCGACCGCAAACCGGGCGCGAGCGAGGCCCGCGACGAGGCCGACCGTTACACCGTCGTGGGGGCGGCGAGCCGGGAGACGTTCGCGAACTGGCTGACGCCGATCGAGGAGCATTTCGTCTGCCACCGGAACCCGATGCCCGATGGCGACGCCGACGCGTGGACGATCGACGTCGCCGGAACGGCGGGAGACGAGGCCGAACTCTCCCTCACCGACATCGTCGAGGACCTTCCCACGGTCGCTGTCGCACACACGATGGAGTGTGCGGGCAACGGCCGCGGCCAGCACGACCCCGAGACGGGGAGCGTCCAGTGGGACTGTGAGGCAGTCGGGACCGCCGTCTGGACCGGGACGCCGGTGCGGTCGGTGCTGCGAGCGGCCGGTCTCGATACGGGCGAGGCAGTGGGCGACGCGGACAGCGGGACGGCGAACGACCCGACGAACGACGAGGATCGCTGGCTCACCGCGATCGGCGACGACGGCACCGAGGAGGAGACGTTCGCCCGATCGATCCCGCTCTCGAAGGCACTCGACGATTGCCTCCTCGCCCACGGAATGAACGGCGAGGCGCTCCCCACGGAGCACGGCCATCCGGTGCGGCTCGTTGTACCGGGATGGTACGGCGTGAACAGCGTGAAGTGGCTGTCCGAACTGCGCGTGATGGATGGAATGGTCACCGAGGGCTCGCTCGACCGGCCCGGGACTCACGCCCGGTGGCAGCAGGACGACTACCGTATCCATCCCGCGGGCGCGACCCCGGAACACGCCGACACCGTTCCGACGGCCGATACGTGGGACCAGCTCGAACCCTCGGCGGTCGATCACCCCTACACCTTCGACGAAACCGTGATGTCGCTGATCGGTCGGCCGACCGGCGAGGAGCCTGTCACGCCTCACGAGGGCGGAGAGAACGACGAGGACGGGGTCACGGTGCGCGGCGTCGCGTGGGCGGGCGACGACGAGATCGCGGGTGTCGAGATATCCACTAACGGAGGCGAGACGTGGCACGACGCGGAGCTGTTCGGCCCCGACTACGCCGGTGCGTGGCGGCTGTTCGAGTACGACTGGGAGCCGGAGCCGGGAACCTACACCCTTGCCTCGCGCGCGACCGACGAGCGCGGACGGGTGCAGCCGGCGTCCATCGGAACACCGGAGGACGGACTCGACGCTGTCGAGAGCGGCCAGTTCCCCTGGAACGAGGGTGGATACGCCGCCAACGCGTATCTGCCGAACGCGATCGAGGTCGAAGTCACGAACGAGGACGACGGCGCGGCGTGA
- a CDS encoding OB-fold nucleic acid binding domain-containing protein, translating into MGSCIICGTSVDGHICGSHEEDVVFEFEGSRANQLTPGRFYRGSVDGFAEFGVFVDVGDSVTGLLHRSELDTRLESLDWDSGETVYVQVTDVHDNGNVDLAWSIRQKPSDFRGELVDDPEGDRLAEAEADSESGAAEATDPNERAAAESAAEPVTDIGTADEPDTDETTGARTDGDASVNDDDTRTAVPSEAGSASLVESERERVPIADLDSRVGDHVRIEGTVVSVRQTGGPTVFELRDESGTVDCAAFEEAGVRAYPDVETDAVVAIDGEVERHRDDLQVETAGLAVLDGEERDAVTTRLEDALAEQAAPDTIEPLADDPAIDDLSEEIHDLAGLIRRAVLESRPVVVRHDASVDGYVAGAAIERATLPLVREEHARDDAEYHYFDRRPVEDGIYDMDAATRDVTSMLDANERHDEKFPLFVFCGVGSAQSRDGLSLLSIYGTERAAIGARALDADDLAAHVTPADRDAGTATTTATALAANVAAGVNADVRDDLVGLPAVSYWEDAPDAYADLASEAGADADRTRDVREAIALVANYQAYEDKRELIADLLFDGSESLAERLATQFREKLDAAIETAEAHLDHREADGVTVAVLDTDAFTHRYDFPPTDLLCDELHRRTREDTPVLLGLGEDELLLRHTGDLDLDSVADVVAERAPEAGVTPRAARDDRIEFLLGERDAVLDAAVAAVGEQFG; encoded by the coding sequence ATGGGTAGTTGTATCATCTGCGGCACCTCCGTCGACGGCCACATCTGTGGGAGTCACGAGGAGGACGTCGTTTTCGAGTTCGAAGGATCGCGCGCAAATCAGCTCACCCCCGGTCGCTTCTACCGCGGCTCCGTCGACGGCTTCGCCGAGTTCGGCGTGTTCGTCGATGTCGGTGACAGCGTCACCGGCTTGCTCCACCGGAGCGAGCTCGACACCCGGCTCGAAAGTCTCGACTGGGATTCGGGCGAGACCGTCTACGTCCAGGTCACCGACGTTCACGACAACGGCAACGTCGATCTCGCGTGGTCGATCCGTCAGAAACCGTCGGATTTCCGCGGCGAGCTCGTCGACGACCCCGAGGGCGACCGGCTCGCTGAGGCAGAGGCCGACTCCGAATCCGGGGCGGCGGAGGCGACCGACCCAAATGAGCGCGCGGCCGCCGAGTCGGCGGCCGAACCCGTGACCGACATCGGTACCGCGGACGAGCCCGACACGGACGAGACCACCGGAGCGCGGACCGATGGCGACGCCTCGGTAAACGACGACGACACCCGGACGGCCGTCCCGTCCGAGGCGGGAAGCGCGTCGCTGGTCGAGTCCGAACGCGAGCGCGTCCCGATCGCGGATCTCGATTCCCGCGTCGGTGATCACGTCCGTATCGAGGGCACGGTCGTGAGCGTTCGTCAGACCGGCGGCCCGACGGTGTTCGAACTCCGCGACGAATCCGGTACGGTGGACTGTGCGGCGTTCGAGGAAGCGGGCGTCCGCGCGTACCCTGACGTCGAGACGGATGCGGTCGTCGCCATCGATGGCGAGGTCGAACGCCACCGCGACGATCTCCAGGTCGAGACTGCGGGGCTCGCAGTGCTCGACGGTGAGGAGCGGGATGCGGTCACCACCCGACTCGAAGACGCACTCGCCGAGCAGGCTGCGCCCGACACGATCGAACCGCTGGCCGACGATCCCGCGATCGACGATCTCAGCGAAGAGATTCACGACCTCGCGGGGCTGATCCGGCGGGCGGTGCTCGAATCCCGGCCCGTCGTCGTGCGTCACGACGCGAGCGTCGACGGCTACGTCGCGGGTGCGGCGATCGAGCGCGCCACGCTGCCCTTGGTGCGCGAGGAGCACGCCCGTGACGACGCCGAGTACCACTACTTCGACCGCCGGCCGGTCGAGGACGGGATCTACGACATGGATGCCGCGACGCGCGACGTCACGTCGATGCTCGACGCCAACGAGCGCCACGACGAGAAGTTCCCGCTGTTCGTGTTCTGCGGCGTCGGGAGCGCCCAGTCGCGCGACGGCCTCTCGCTGCTCTCGATCTACGGGACCGAGCGGGCAGCGATCGGCGCTCGCGCACTCGACGCGGACGATCTCGCGGCACACGTCACGCCCGCCGACCGCGACGCCGGGACAGCCACGACGACCGCGACCGCGCTCGCGGCGAACGTCGCGGCAGGAGTTAACGCCGACGTTCGCGACGATCTCGTTGGTCTCCCTGCGGTGAGCTACTGGGAGGACGCACCCGACGCGTACGCCGACCTCGCGAGCGAGGCGGGTGCCGACGCCGACCGGACGCGCGACGTCCGCGAGGCGATCGCACTGGTGGCGAACTACCAGGCCTACGAGGACAAGCGCGAGCTGATCGCCGACCTGCTGTTCGACGGCAGTGAGTCGCTCGCAGAGCGCCTCGCGACTCAGTTCCGCGAGAAGCTCGACGCGGCGATCGAGACTGCCGAGGCTCATCTCGACCACCGGGAGGCCGATGGCGTCACCGTGGCGGTGCTCGACACCGACGCGTTCACCCACCGCTACGACTTCCCGCCGACCGACCTGCTGTGTGACGAACTCCATCGCCGGACCCGCGAGGACACACCTGTGCTCCTCGGGCTCGGCGAGGACGAACTCCTGCTTCGACACACCGGCGATCTCGATCTCGATAGCGTGGCCGATGTGGTCGCCGAGCGCGCCCCCGAAGCGGGTGTGACTCCGCGAGCGGCCCGTGACGACCGGATCGAATTCTTGCTCGGCGAGCGCGACGCCGTGCTCGATGCCGCGGTCGCAGCAGTCGGCGAGCAGTTCGGCTGA
- a CDS encoding OsmC family protein has protein sequence MADIEVSSTSEEGFVTRSRVGGFELTVDATDEEGPNPNATLVADYASCYIPAFRVGAQQRDYDDLGKIEIDAEADLDDDDDLSAIRFDIRVEADIAGDEDELVERGEDICHVHAALREELHADISVEGNA, from the coding sequence ATGGCAGATATCGAAGTCAGTAGCACGTCCGAGGAGGGATTCGTCACCCGAAGCCGCGTCGGCGGCTTCGAACTCACCGTCGACGCCACCGACGAAGAGGGACCGAACCCGAACGCCACGCTCGTCGCCGACTACGCCTCCTGTTACATTCCGGCCTTCCGCGTCGGGGCCCAGCAGCGCGACTACGACGACCTCGGGAAAATCGAGATCGACGCCGAGGCCGACCTCGACGACGATGACGATCTCTCGGCCATCCGGTTCGACATCCGCGTCGAGGCCGACATCGCTGGCGACGAGGACGAACTCGTCGAGCGCGGCGAGGACATCTGTCACGTCCATGCGGCGCTCCGCGAGGAGCTCCACGCCGACATCTCGGTCGAAGGCAACGCCTAA
- a CDS encoding metal-dependent hydrolase, which produces MELTWHGHSTWFVEVGDTSLLIDPFFDNPHTSMEPADIETPDYVLLTHAHSDHIAHAGEFTDSTIVAPVEVAAYVENEMGADDTVGMNIGGTVECGDAHVTMHRADHTSGVDLDYEYELGNPAGFVVSDEQPGPDGTGTAFYHAGDTGLMSEMKDVIAPYLQPDAVALPIGDHYTMGIWQASIAAEWLDADHVFPMHYDTMPPLEADPQEFVDAVGERAPDSEVHVLDDDGSFEL; this is translated from the coding sequence ATGGAACTCACCTGGCACGGTCACTCGACGTGGTTCGTTGAAGTCGGCGACACCAGCCTGCTGATCGACCCGTTTTTCGATAATCCGCACACCTCGATGGAGCCCGCGGACATCGAGACGCCCGACTACGTCCTTCTGACCCACGCCCACTCGGATCACATCGCCCACGCGGGCGAGTTCACCGATTCGACGATCGTCGCGCCGGTCGAGGTCGCGGCCTATGTGGAAAACGAGATGGGCGCGGATGACACCGTCGGCATGAACATCGGCGGTACGGTCGAGTGCGGTGACGCCCACGTCACGATGCATCGGGCCGACCACACCAGCGGCGTCGATCTCGACTACGAGTACGAACTCGGCAATCCTGCGGGATTCGTCGTGAGCGACGAGCAGCCGGGCCCCGACGGCACCGGCACCGCGTTCTACCACGCTGGCGACACCGGACTGATGTCGGAGATGAAAGACGTGATCGCGCCGTACCTCCAGCCCGACGCGGTCGCGCTCCCGATCGGCGATCACTACACGATGGGCATCTGGCAGGCCTCGATCGCGGCCGAGTGGCTCGATGCGGATCACGTCTTCCCGATGCACTACGACACGATGCCGCCGCTCGAAGCCGATCCCCAGGAGTTCGTCGATGCGGTCGGCGAGCGCGCACCCGACTCCGAGGTTCACGTGCTCGACGACGACGGTTCCTTCGAGCTCTGA
- a CDS encoding fumarylacetoacetate hydrolase family protein encodes MHRVRFRDPDGELRTGEWLADEATISANAGPTGRVAFPDDTFSPEEVDVLAPAEPTKIVCVGLNYEDHAAEQGKELPDRPLLFLKGPNTVASHEQTVELLAGKERIEYEAELGVVIGRECRGVDVDDAMDVVAGFTCVNDLSNRDDQRIEQNWVRGKAFDGAAPMGPVLATPDEVPADAAIELRLNGETKQRSSREKFIFSVPELIAEITTYMTLEPGDVISTGTPAGVGPLADGDEIEVEIEGIGTLSHSVTIP; translated from the coding sequence ATGCACCGCGTACGATTCCGTGATCCGGACGGCGAGCTCCGTACTGGCGAGTGGCTTGCGGACGAAGCGACGATCAGCGCGAACGCCGGGCCGACAGGGCGCGTCGCGTTCCCCGACGACACGTTCTCGCCCGAGGAAGTCGACGTGCTCGCGCCAGCGGAGCCAACGAAGATCGTTTGTGTGGGATTGAACTACGAGGACCACGCTGCCGAACAAGGAAAGGAGCTCCCCGACCGTCCGCTGCTCTTCCTGAAGGGACCAAACACCGTCGCGAGCCACGAACAGACGGTAGAACTGCTTGCCGGGAAGGAACGTATCGAGTACGAAGCCGAGCTCGGCGTCGTGATCGGTCGGGAGTGCCGGGGCGTCGATGTCGACGACGCGATGGACGTCGTTGCTGGGTTCACCTGCGTGAACGATCTCTCGAACCGCGACGACCAGCGGATCGAGCAGAACTGGGTCCGTGGGAAGGCGTTCGACGGGGCCGCGCCGATGGGACCCGTGCTCGCGACGCCCGACGAAGTTCCCGCCGACGCCGCGATCGAACTCCGCCTGAATGGCGAGACGAAACAGCGCTCCTCGCGCGAGAAGTTCATCTTCTCGGTGCCCGAACTGATCGCGGAGATCACGACGTACATGACCCTCGAACCCGGCGACGTGATCTCGACTGGCACGCCCGCTGGCGTCGGCCCGCTCGCCGACGGTGACGAGATCGAAGTCGAGATCGAAGGGATCGGCACGCTCTCGCACTCGGTCACGATCCCCTGA
- a CDS encoding gluconate 2-dehydrogenase subunit 3 family protein: MELTRRDALAALAGGSVVGGGGAAAIGRNGEATSGAQTETDDGSSNVADASFSAVRDPLVAVAHVVYPDEITGIETFVETYALGRIEERAEYRNGVERAVAAMDDRAESWYGGRYASLDAETRDAVLREMGTDTADPVPDGSAAERVRYYVVNELLYALYTSPAGGELVGIENPQGHPGGHESYQHGPR; encoded by the coding sequence ATGGAACTCACGCGCCGGGACGCGCTCGCGGCGCTCGCCGGCGGCAGCGTCGTCGGTGGCGGTGGAGCGGCGGCGATCGGACGGAACGGAGAAGCGACGAGTGGGGCGCAAACGGAGACGGACGACGGATCGTCGAACGTGGCGGATGCGTCGTTTTCGGCGGTGCGTGACCCTCTCGTCGCGGTCGCGCACGTCGTCTACCCCGACGAGATCACGGGGATCGAGACGTTCGTCGAAACCTACGCACTCGGGCGTATCGAGGAGCGAGCTGAGTATCGAAACGGTGTCGAACGGGCGGTCGCCGCGATGGACGACCGCGCGGAATCGTGGTACGGCGGGCGATACGCGAGCCTCGACGCCGAGACTCGGGACGCGGTGCTGCGCGAGATGGGGACCGACACCGCCGATCCCGTTCCTGATGGGTCGGCCGCCGAACGGGTGCGGTACTACGTGGTGAACGAGCTGCTATACGCGCTCTACACCTCGCCCGCGGGCGGGGAGCTCGTCGGGATCGAGAACCCTCAGGGCCATCCCGGCGGGCACGAGAGCTACCAGCACGGACCACGATGA
- a CDS encoding GMC family oxidoreductase, which yields MSDADRTPSDAPDVCVIGAGPAGALCAHRLAERGHDVVILEAGPRFSFEDRPERMERAIRPGDDDRSVWDMGGERDAYASTGPRSYPLNRSRVKGVGGTSLHWQGMVMRLHEADFERRSRDGVAADWPIDYADLRPYYAAAERAFGVAGAVDNPFAPPREEPYPLPAFPPSYSDSIFAEACEELEITTHSVPNARNSEPYDGRSACVGYGTCKPVCASGAKYDATVHIRKAEAAGVRVIDRAPVQRLETDGKGRVTRAVYATPDGEHSQEARRFVIACGGVETPRLLLLSDSSDHPDGLANSSGLVGRYFTEHCFAGVGGRLDRATRQKHVGFNTTESHQFYDAEGTNPIKLEFFNYAGPSPVETALSGDEWGDALLDSLRDAYGTHVTVGGLIGQVPRKENRVTLDRTKTDDHGNPVPDVRWSIGDRTKKSIRRANCIQRSILDELGAEIEWTVGPENTGPAFHHMGTTRMGTDPASSVVDPELRTHDVENLHVASSSVFVTGGAMNPTLTIAALALKAADHVDVAL from the coding sequence ATGAGCGATGCGGACCGGACGCCCTCGGACGCGCCCGACGTCTGCGTGATCGGGGCGGGCCCCGCGGGCGCGCTCTGCGCTCATCGACTTGCCGAGCGCGGTCACGACGTCGTGATCCTCGAAGCGGGGCCCCGCTTTTCGTTCGAAGATCGCCCCGAGCGAATGGAGCGCGCGATCCGGCCTGGCGACGACGACCGGAGCGTCTGGGACATGGGCGGCGAGCGCGACGCCTACGCCTCGACCGGCCCGCGGTCGTACCCGCTGAACCGTTCGCGGGTGAAGGGCGTCGGCGGGACGAGCCTCCACTGGCAGGGGATGGTGATGCGCCTCCACGAGGCCGACTTCGAGCGACGGAGCCGCGACGGCGTCGCCGCGGACTGGCCCATCGACTACGCCGACCTCCGGCCGTACTACGCGGCCGCCGAGCGCGCGTTCGGCGTGGCGGGGGCCGTCGACAACCCGTTCGCGCCGCCGCGCGAGGAGCCGTACCCCCTCCCGGCGTTCCCGCCCTCCTACAGCGACTCGATCTTCGCCGAGGCGTGTGAGGAGCTCGAAATCACCACCCACTCGGTACCGAACGCACGCAACTCCGAGCCCTACGACGGCCGGTCGGCCTGTGTCGGCTACGGCACCTGTAAACCCGTCTGCGCCTCGGGGGCGAAGTACGACGCGACCGTCCACATCCGGAAGGCCGAGGCGGCGGGTGTGCGCGTCATCGACCGTGCTCCGGTCCAGCGCCTCGAAACGGACGGCAAGGGACGAGTGACGCGCGCGGTGTACGCGACGCCCGACGGCGAACACAGCCAGGAGGCACGCCGGTTCGTGATCGCCTGCGGCGGCGTCGAGACGCCTCGCCTCCTCCTGCTCTCTGATTCCTCGGACCATCCCGATGGACTCGCCAATTCGAGCGGTCTCGTGGGCCGGTACTTCACCGAACACTGCTTCGCGGGCGTCGGCGGCCGGCTCGATCGGGCGACCCGCCAGAAGCACGTCGGGTTCAACACCACCGAGAGCCACCAGTTCTACGACGCCGAGGGAACGAACCCGATCAAGCTCGAGTTCTTCAACTACGCCGGCCCGTCGCCCGTCGAGACGGCGCTCTCGGGGGACGAATGGGGCGACGCGCTCCTCGACTCGCTCCGGGACGCCTACGGAACCCACGTCACCGTCGGCGGGCTGATCGGCCAAGTGCCACGAAAGGAAAACCGCGTGACGCTCGATCGCACGAAAACCGACGATCACGGCAATCCGGTGCCCGACGTCCGGTGGTCGATCGGCGACCGTACGAAAAAAAGCATCCGGCGGGCGAACTGTATCCAGCGATCGATCCTCGACGAACTCGGGGCCGAAATCGAGTGGACCGTCGGCCCCGAGAACACCGGGCCGGCGTTCCATCACATGGGCACCACACGGATGGGGACCGATCCGGCATCGAGCGTCGTAGACCCGGAACTACGGACCCACGACGTCGAGAATCTCCACGTCGCCTCCAGCAGCGTGTTCGTCACCGGCGGCGCGATGAACCCCACGCTCACCATCGCCGCACTCGCGCTGAAGGCGGCCGACCACGTCGATGTGGCGCTCTGA
- a CDS encoding HflX GTPase family protein, with protein MTDTNAIVAQRVDSGTPATDEIRALATAAGYTIVEEVTQVRAEDPGTHLGSGKVEQLAARVTETGAEVVIVDGELTPSQSHGLQESLPDGTRVHDRYRLVLDVFGDQAGTRRAQLQVELARLRYDLPRMRETADAGWFNKRAEKGSPLYDAEDRIDRLETKLDDLPDPAEEFRKRRREEGFDLVTIAGYTNAGKSTLLHRLADELTLADTEPDHADRDATATIENRLFETLETTTRRATLDGRPVLLTDTVGFVADLPHWLVESFSATLSEAAAADRVVLVADASDPPDELREKLRVSLDVLDAQDVPREAIVTALNKIDLLDAEEREERLAAAADVAPSPLPISVQEGTNLDRLVGRIEDGLPTERTTVAMANVDEAMSVVSWLYDHANVADVSYGAAGDRVTVAFAARPSVVERARAKAAAVGGVDD; from the coding sequence ATGACAGACACGAACGCAATCGTTGCACAGCGCGTCGATAGCGGCACGCCCGCGACCGACGAAATACGAGCGCTCGCCACAGCCGCCGGCTACACGATCGTCGAGGAGGTGACGCAGGTTCGAGCCGAGGACCCCGGGACGCATCTCGGCAGCGGGAAAGTCGAACAGCTCGCGGCCCGGGTCACCGAAACGGGGGCCGAGGTCGTCATCGTCGATGGCGAACTCACGCCATCGCAAAGTCACGGACTCCAAGAATCGCTACCGGACGGAACCCGCGTCCACGACCGCTACCGACTGGTCCTCGACGTGTTCGGCGATCAGGCAGGCACGAGGCGGGCACAGCTCCAGGTCGAGCTGGCGCGACTCCGCTACGACCTCCCACGGATGCGGGAGACGGCCGACGCGGGCTGGTTCAACAAACGCGCCGAGAAGGGATCGCCGCTGTACGACGCCGAAGACCGGATCGATCGGCTCGAAACCAAGCTCGACGACCTCCCCGACCCCGCCGAGGAGTTCCGCAAGCGCCGGCGCGAGGAGGGGTTCGATCTCGTGACGATCGCGGGCTACACCAACGCCGGCAAGTCGACGCTGCTCCACCGCCTCGCGGACGAGTTGACGCTCGCGGACACCGAGCCGGACCACGCGGACCGCGACGCGACGGCAACGATCGAAAATCGGCTGTTCGAGACCCTCGAAACCACCACGCGACGGGCGACGCTCGACGGCCGTCCCGTCCTGCTGACCGACACGGTGGGGTTCGTCGCGGACCTCCCCCACTGGCTGGTCGAATCGTTCAGCGCCACGCTCTCGGAGGCTGCGGCGGCCGATCGCGTGGTGTTGGTTGCCGACGCGAGCGACCCGCCCGACGAACTCCGCGAGAAGCTCCGTGTCTCGCTCGACGTGCTCGATGCGCAGGACGTTCCGCGCGAGGCGATCGTGACCGCTCTCAACAAGATCGATCTGCTCGACGCCGAGGAGCGCGAGGAGCGGCTGGCGGCCGCGGCCGACGTTGCCCCGTCACCGCTGCCGATCAGCGTCCAAGAGGGCACGAACCTCGATCGACTGGTAGGACGGATCGAGGACGGACTGCCGACCGAACGCACCACGGTCGCAATGGCGAACGTCGACGAGGCAATGAGCGTCGTGTCGTGGCTCTACGATCACGCGAACGTCGCCGACGTGAGCTACGGGGCGGCGGGTGATCGGGTTACGGTCGCGTTCGCGGCGCGGCCGTCGGTCGTCGAGCGGGCGCGAGCGAAGGCGGCGGCCGTCGGCGGTGTCGATGACTGA
- a CDS encoding deoxyhypusine synthase: protein MDEADSHENVVPGSDEELSTPDVHGYEFRDGFDFGELLESYATTGFQASQLAEAIDIAEQMRAADATIYLTCTSNIISSGLREVVAALVREGHVDVLITTSGGLTEDVIKTAKPFKMGEWDADEAALRERGINRLGNIFVPSDRYVWLEEYLYDFFEDFFADESLRTPTAFARELGATLDDENSVLKQAADNDVPVYCPALTDAEVGNFLYFYRQQHDADIDITLLDDYERLIDGGLAADTTGLIAVGDGVPKHHAIMTNLFRGGADYAVYISTGMEGDGSLSGAPPDEAVSWGKIKEADTNYTQVEAEATLVFPLLVAGAFQ from the coding sequence ATGGACGAGGCAGATTCACACGAGAACGTCGTTCCCGGCAGCGACGAGGAGCTTTCGACGCCGGACGTACACGGCTACGAGTTCCGCGACGGGTTCGATTTCGGGGAGCTGTTGGAGTCGTACGCCACGACGGGGTTTCAGGCGAGCCAGCTCGCCGAGGCCATTGACATCGCCGAGCAGATGCGAGCGGCCGACGCGACGATCTACCTCACCTGCACGTCGAACATCATCTCCTCGGGGCTGCGCGAGGTCGTCGCGGCGCTCGTCCGCGAGGGTCACGTCGACGTGCTCATCACCACCTCCGGCGGGCTGACCGAGGACGTCATCAAGACGGCCAAACCGTTCAAAATGGGCGAGTGGGACGCCGACGAGGCCGCACTCCGCGAGCGCGGGATCAACCGACTCGGCAACATCTTCGTACCCTCCGATCGGTACGTCTGGCTGGAGGAGTACCTGTATGACTTCTTTGAGGACTTCTTCGCCGACGAGTCGCTGCGGACGCCGACGGCGTTCGCGCGCGAGCTCGGGGCGACCCTCGACGACGAGAACTCGGTGTTGAAACAGGCCGCCGACAACGACGTTCCCGTCTACTGCCCGGCGCTGACCGACGCCGAGGTGGGCAACTTCCTCTACTTCTATCGCCAGCAGCACGACGCCGACATCGATATCACGCTGCTCGACGACTACGAGCGCCTCATCGACGGCGGACTGGCCGCCGACACGACCGGGCTGATCGCGGTCGGCGACGGCGTCCCCAAACACCACGCGATCATGACCAACCTCTTCCGGGGCGGAGCCGACTACGCGGTCTACATCTCGACGGGGATGGAGGGCGACGGCTCGCTCTCGGGTGCGCCCCCCGACGAGGCGGTGTCGTGGGGGAAGATCAAGGAGGCCGACACCAACTACACCCAGGTCGAGGCCGAGGCGACGCTCGTCTTCCCGCTGCTCGTCGCGGGCGCGTTCCAGTAG